From the Deinococcus gobiensis I-0 genome, the window GGCTGTGGGCGAGATCCACCGTGCCCTGAACCAGCCGCAGCGAGCGCTCGTCGCCGGGCAGCTGCGCGGTCAGGGTGGGGTGCAGCTTGAGGCCGCTGAGCGGAAACTGGGTCAGGGCGGTCAGGCTGCTCGCGCTGTCCCCGAAGTCGTCCACCACGAGTTGCGCGCCGCGCGAGCGCAGGCCGCCGAGCAGGCCCAGCGTCTCCTCGCTGTGGTTGGTCAGGCTGCCGGCGCTCACCTCGATGTCCAGGGCGTGGTGCCGGGCCATCAGGGGCAGCAGGCGCTGCGCCGCGCCGGGCCGGCGCAGTTCTTCCAAGCTGAGGTTGACGCTCGTGCGCCAGTCGCTGCGGCCTGTCGCCTCGCGCACGGTCGAGCGGCCCGACAGCGCCTCGCGCACCACCCACTCCCCGATGCCCGTGATGAGGTCGCTGCGGCTGGCGATGGGCAGAAAGCGGGCGGGCGAGATGTTGCCCAGTTCCGGATGCGTCCAGCGCAGCAGGGCCTCGGCACCCAGTGCGCGGCCGTTTTTCAGGCTCACGACCGGCTGATAGAGCAGCGCGAACTGTCCGGCCGCCGCCGCGCCGCGCAGGTCCTCCTCGATCCGGAAATCCAGGGCTTCGTCGTCGCGCAGCTCGGGGGCGAACAGCAGCATCTGGGCGCGGCCCCGGCGGCGGGCATGTTGCAGGGCCACGTCGGCGTCGGCCAGGGCCTGTTCGGTCGCCCCCTCGCCGTACACCGACGCACCGACCGCGAAGGTCACGGGAACCACGCGCTGCCCGGCGCGCAGCGGTTCACGCAGCGCCGCCTGCACCTTCTGCGCGCCGATCTCGGCCCCCACTCCCGGCAGGAACAGGGCGAAGGTGTCGTCGGCCAGCCGGGCCGCGCGCCCGCCGTGCAGCCCCGCGAGGTCGTTGAGCCGCGCCGCCACCTGGATCAGCAGCAGGTCGCCCGCCGTGCGGCCCAGCGCCGCGTTCAGCGCCCCGAAGGCGTCCACGTCCAGGGCCACGACCGTGCCGGGACCGGCGGGTACCTCGGCCAGCAGGGCGCGCAGTCCGGCGCGGTTGGCCAGCCCGGTCAGGGGATCGTGCTGCGAGGCGTGCCGGAGCTTGGCCTGGGCGTGGCGCAGGGCCGACACGTCACGCAGCGCCAGCAGGACGCTGGGTTTCTTGCCCGCGCCCTCGACCGCCGTGACGCGCAGTTCGATCTGCCGCGTGACACCGCCGGGCAACGTGACCAGAATCTCGCGCGGGTCGGGCTGGGGGGCCGACACGTCGTCGAGCAGCAGCGGCTGTCCGGTGGTCGTCGCCAGGCGCACGCCGAGCTGCTGGAGCACTTTCGAGAGGCGCGTGCCCGTCAGCTGCGCGGCGTTGAGGTCCAGCAGGCTGGCGGCCTGCTCGCTGATGAGCTGCGCGCGCCCGCCCGCATCGAGCAGGATGGTCGCCGCCCCGCTGAGGCTGAGGACCTGCGACACCACCGCGCTGGGGGTCCCACTGGCCTCGGGGGGCCCCTGCAAGACCACCAGATCGGGGGTAAAGGGGCTGGGCCGCGCCGTGAAGTTCAGGCGCTGGCCGCCTGCCAGAGGGACGTCGGCCTGCACCGTCTCGCCGGCCTGCGCCGAGCGCAGCATGCCGCGCAGCGCCGACTCGGCCTGGGGCGCGAACGACGGCCAGGTCCACAGCGGCGCGCCCGGGTCCTCTTCGGCCGGCGCCCCTCCCGGCCGCAGGGCCATGAAGCCCCGGCTGGCCTGCACGACCACGCCGCCCGGTCCCAGCAGCGCGAGCGGCAGCTCGGTGTCCAGCAGCGCCGAGACCTCGCCGGCCCGCACGTATTCGGGGGTCACGTCCTGCACGGTCCACAGCACGCCCGCCACCGCGCCGCCGAAATACGGCTTGGCCTCGCCGCGCACCCAGCGCCGCGACTCGCCGCGCAGCAGCAGTTCGTCGCGCAGCTGTACCGCGTGCCCCGACGCCGCGCCCGAGAGCTGGCTGCGCAGGTCGGGGGCCGAGGGAAATACGCTTTCCAGGCTCGCTCCGACCACCGCCGCGCCGCTCAATCCGAACAGCTCCAGAAAGCTGCGGCTCACCTGCCGGAAGGACAGGTCGGACGACAGCCAGGCGGTCGCCGCCGGGAGCTGCGTGATGAGCAGGTCGGCCTCGCGGCTCGCCTGACCGCCGCGCGCCGCCGCCAGGACCACCGTCAGCACCTGCACCGCCGCCGCCGACACCACCTGCTCGGCCGACCACAGCAGTCCCAGCAGCGCGCCCTCCTGCGTCAGCCACACGAGTTCACCCTGATCGAGCCAGTGGTCGGGCGGCAGCAGCTCGGCACCGGGCGGCAGCGCCTGAACGGCGCCCGCTTCCACCCGCACGACGCTTTCGCCTGCCGAGGCCAGCAGGGTGGCTTCCGGGGCGTGGACACGCATCAGGTCACGCAGGGCGAGGTGCAGGGCAGGATCGGTGGCGAGAGAAGCAGACATACAGGGCAAAACCTCGGTGGGCGGGAAGGGACGGGGTAAGGCGCAGGCGCCCGGAGCGCCGTCCGGACACCGGCCCGCGTGCCCGACAGCCTGCCACACGAGTTCTTACGGCATTCGTGCAAGGCCGCGTCTCAGGCCGCGCCAGATACACCACAAAGCAAAAACCTCCGCTTTCGCGGAGGCTTGCTTGGTGGTGTGCCCGAAGGGATTCGAACCCCTGGCCTTCTGATCCGTAGTCAGACGCTCTATCCAGCTGAGCTACGGGCACATTGTTGAGGCAGGTACTGCTTGGCGGAGAGAGCGAGATTCGAACTCGCGGTAGGATATAACCCCTACGAGCGTTTAGCAAACGCTTGGTTTAAGCCGCTCACCCATCTCTCCAGATTGTCATGCCCCCAGCTGCTCGGTCGGGTCCTGGCGAGGGGTGAGGGATTCGAACCCCCGGTAGGTTGCCCCACTACGGTTTTCAAGACCGTTGCCTTCAACCACTCGGCCAACCCCCCTTGCGGTGGGCGCTCTCAGGTGCCTCCCTGAGCGCGAAAGGAAGTATAGGGATGACCTCCTGAATTGTCAACGCCTGCGCCATCTGGCCCAGAGGACTCCGGCGGCGAGCAGGCCGGCCAGGGCCACGGCCCCCCAGCCCGGCGCGGGCGCAGCGGCCTTCGCCCCACCGCGCAGCAGGGCGTCCAGGGCGTCCTCGTGGGGGGTGCGTGGCGGCGCGGATACGCGGCTCGGGGGCAGATTCAGGTCGGCCGCCAGCATGTCGGTGTGGTAGCTGTTCTCCAGCGGGTGACCGCTGCCGGCGGCGCGCGCCAGACCTGCGCGCCGCAGGTCGTCGGGCGGGCCCTGCATGACCCAGGGAGCCAGGGCCAGGAACCCGGGGCGCGGCTCGGTCAGGACATAGGAGCGCGGCTCGGGAGCGTCCTCGGCGCGGCCGGTCACGGCGCTCTGGCCGTCGAAGGTCAGGTCCAGCAGGTTGCCGACCACCATCGGGTTGACCGCGTAACGGACGCTGCGCCCCGAGGTGCTGGCCGTCCAGCTCGATTCGAGCCACGCCACCGGCAGGTCGCGCACGTGGGCCGGGTCGGGCGGCAGGCCTTCGAGATCGGTCCAGTGCTGGCTGTTGGCGTCGGGTTGCAGCAGCACCGTGCAGCCCAGGGCCTCCAGGCGGCCGATCACGTCGGCGCGGAAGGCGTCGAGGCTGATGGCCACCCCCAGGTCGCCCACCGGGGTCGGGAACACCCGCAGTTCCCCCAGGTCGCCGGGGCAGAGGTCCACGCCGCCTCCCTCTTCGCCGGGCGTGAGGTGGACCTTGTCGGTCACCCCGATGAGGTCACCTGCCGGGCCGAGCAGCACCGTCTGGTTGGTGAGCACGCCCGGCGCCCGCCGCAGCCGCCCGCCGACGAGGCGGTAGCGGGGCATGGGCGCCGAGCCGCAGCACAGGTACACGCCGTACTCGCGCGCGAGCTCGCGGCAGGTGTGCAGGTACAGCGCTGTGTTCGCGTCGGTCCCGGCCAGTTGCAGCGCGCGGATGGGCGACACCCGTTCGCGCAGCAGGGTAGGCAGCGTGCGGGGCAGCCGTGCCAGAAACAGGGCCGCCGCTGCCCGCTCGAAGGTGCCCAGGCGCGTGGCCCACCCGGCGCCGCGCAGGACCAGCGGCAGACCGTTGAGTTCCGTGAGGACGACCAGGGTCGGCCGGTCCGGGGCGATCAGGGGCCGCGCGCCGTCGAGCTGGGCACGCATCCAGGCGCGGAAGGCGTCGGCACTCACGAAATCGGAGGCCGACCACTGCGGCTGCGCGGCGATCACGCGAAAGGCCCGGGCGGCGGGGTCGGCGGGGGACATGCCCCAGGGTAGCGGGCCGCAAGGGCGCGCGGGCGGGCGGCCCCGTCTCAAGCTCCGCTCAGGCCCGGGTGCTGGAAGCCCGGCGCGGACTGTGGGAACGTGGGGGTATGCCCCCCACCCCCTCCCCCACCCCAAGTCCCCTGCCGGCAGGCGGCTGATGCTGCGCCGCAAGCCTATGCCGGAGCCGGACGATGCCCAGACCGAGGACACGGGCGGCCTGCGCGGGGCCGCGCGCCGCCTGGGCGAACGCGCCCGTCAGGACCCGCGCGTGCAGCAGGCCGCCGAGAGCCTGCGGGGCCGCCGCGAGGAGCTGCGTGCCAGCGGCCGCGAGCGCGCCGACGCCCGCCTGGAAGCCCTGATCGAGGCGCGCCGGGAGCGGCGGGGCGAAACGACCCCCCCCGAGGTCGCGGGCCTGCTCGAAGCCCGCCGCCGCGAGCGGGAGGCCCACGCCCGGCAGTTGCGCGAGCGCGCCGCCTTTCTGGAACAGGCCACCTCGCCTGAGGAGAGCCGGGTGCTGCGGCGTGTCGCCTCGGGCACCCCGCGCCTGGGCGGCGAGGACCCGGAGCCGCGCTACACCGAGCTGCTCGACACGCTCGCGCCCGGCGGCGACCCCGCGCGCGAGATGGCCGTCCACCGCGCGGTGTGGGCGCTGGCCGAGCGCCGCGTGCTGGCCGTCTCGCCGCATGGCGCCGTGCGCGCCGGGCCGCAGACCCTCGATCCCAAGACCCTGGACGCGCCGGACACCCGCCCGCCGGAGTAGTCCGCGCGCCCGGCCGCTAGACTCCGGCCATGTCCCTGCCCGACTCCGGCCGTTCCCTTCCGGAAGCCCCCCTGTCTCCCCCGACGGTCCTGGTGATCGTGGGGGGCAGCATGGCGGCCGTCAAGGCGCCGTCGGTGCTGCGGCGGCTGCGTGAGCGCGGAGCGCAGGTTCAAGTCATCGCGACGGCGGCCGCGCTGGAATTCATCACTGAACTGAGCCTCGCCACGGCGGCGGGCGGCCGCGTGGCGACCGAAGCGACCTGGTTCGCGGCCCGCCCCGACGCCCAGCACCTCACGCTGGCCCGCGCCGACGCCGCCGTGGTCGTGGGGGCCTCGGCCGACCTGCTGGCCCGCGCCGCCGGGGGCCACGCGGGCGACCTCGCCGCCGCGACCCTGCTGAGCGTCGCGGGGCCGGTGCTCTGGGTGCCCGCCATGAACGAGCGGATGTGGCACCACCCCGCCGTACAGGCCAACGCGGCGGCGCTGCGCGGCTGGGGCCACACCTTCCTGGGGCCGGAGGTCGGGGCCTTCGGCACGCTGGGCGAGGGCCGGGGCTTGGGCCGCATGGCCGAGCCGGAAGACATCGCGGCCGCCACGCTGGCCCTGCTCCCCCCCGCCCCGGCGGTCAGGGCGCAGGACCTCGCGGGCTGGCGGGTGGTCGTTTCGGCCGGGCCGACGCGCGAGTACCTCGACCCGGTGCGGTTCATCAGCAACCCCAGCAGCGGCAAGATGGGCTACGCGGTCGCCGAGGAGGCCCGCGACCGGGGCGCCGACGTGACGCTGGTCAGCGGCCCGGTTCAGCTGCCCCCGCCCGCCGGGGTCCGGACCGTGCCCATCGAGTCGGCGCTGGAACTGCGTGACGCCGTGCTCGACGCCGCGCGCGGGGCCGACCTCGTGGTCATGACGGCGGCGGTGGCCGACTACCGCGCCGCAGAGCAGGCCCAGGAGAAGCAGGCCAAGGTGGCGGGCGACGTGACCGTCCACCTCACCCCCAACCCCGACATCCTGGCCGAACTGGGGCGCGAAAAGGCGGGGCGGCTGCTGGTGGGCTTCGCGATGGAGACGCACGCCGGGATCGAGCGGGCCGCCGCCAAGGCCGCGCGCAAGAATGCCGACTTCATCCTGCTCAACTACCCCACGCGCGAGGGCACCGGCTTCGGCGGCGACGACAACGAGGTCACGCTCGTTCGCCCGGACGGCACCTCGGAAGCCTGGCCGCGCACCAGCAAACGCGAGGTCGCCCGGCGGCTGCTCGACGAGGCCCGGCAGTTGCGGGACTGAGGACGCGGGCCCACATCCGACCGGATGTTTGCTTTATTCATCTTCTATACATAACATGGCGCGATGCTCAGCAAGGACCAGCGCCAGAAACGGATTCAGGACATCATCATGCGCGAGAGCGTCTCGACGCAGGCCGATCTGGTGGGCCTGCTGCGCGCCGAGGGCATTCAGGTCACGCAGGCGACGGTCAGCCGCGACATCAACGAGCTGCGGCTGGTGCGCCTGCCCATCGGCAAGGGCCGCCACCGCTACGCCCTGGCGCAGTACGGCGCGCACGCCAACGTCGAGGAGCAGCTCACGCGCCTCTTTCAGAACTTCGTGCAGGACGTGGACCGGGGCGAGAATCTGCTGGTGATCCGCACCGCCGAGGGCCACGCCAGCGGGGTCGCCCTGCTGCTCGACCGCTGGCAGCGCGACGACATCGTGGGGACCATCGCCGGCGAGGACACCATCTTCGTGGTCGCCCGCACCACGACCGAGGGCGAGGCGCTCATGGAGGAGCTCAACGCCCTGATGCTGGGCTAGGGGGCTTGCCCGGGGCGCGGCGCGGTCCGCCCCCCCGACTCAGGGCACGTCGTCGTCGTCGAGCACCGGCACGTTGCCCACCGGCAGCTGCACATGGGCGGCGGTGCCCCGGCCGACCTCGCTCTCCAGCCAGATGCGGCCCCCGTGCGCGTCCACGATGCTGCGGGCGATGCTCAGGCCCAGGCCCGCGCCGCCCTGGTCGCGGCTGCGGCTGTCCTCGACGCGGTAGAAACGGTCGAAGAGCCGCGCCAGATGCTCGGCCGGGATGCCGGGACCGTCGTCGCGGACCGTCAGGCGCACCTCGCGGCCGTCTTCTTCGGCGCTGCTGGACATGGTGACGTGCTGCGCGCCCGCCTTCAGCGCGTTGCCCACCAGATTGATGATGACCTGTTTGAGCCGGTCGGGATCGCCCTCGAAGGGGATGTCGGGGCCGGTCGCCGTGAGGGCCGTCTGCTGGCCGCTCGCCAGCGGCGCGAGTTCGCGCGCCACCTCGCTCAGGAACAGGCCCGAGAAGACCGGCTGGCGCGTGAGGTTCACGACCCCGCTGTCCGAGCGCGCGAGTTGCAGCAGGCTGGCGATGAGGTTGGTCAATCTCTCGGACTCGCGCACGATGATGTTCAGGCTCTCGCGCTGCTGCCCGCTCGGCTCGGTGCGGCGCAGCAGATAGCTGGCGTGCCCGCTGATGGCCGTGACGGGTGTGCGCAGCTCGTGGCTGGCGTCACTGGTAAAGCGGCGCTGGGCCTCGAAACTGCTTTCCAGACGGTCGAGCATGGCGTTCAGCGAGCCAGCGAGCGCCTCGACCTCGTCATGGGTCTGCGGCACCGGCACGCGCTCGGTCAGGGTCTGTCCGCCGATGCGCTCGGCGGCCTGGCGCACCTGCCGCAGCGGGCGCAGCGCCTGCCCCGCGAGCACGTAGGCCCCCACCCCCGCCATGATCAGCCCGGTCAGGAACAGCAGCGCCAGCACG encodes:
- a CDS encoding sensor histidine kinase; this translates as MHLTLRWRLTLLYTALLAFLLGLVAVSALLLMQRSLLGNVDSAISDSQRQFTGLVSQLGFDSPAETSARSIPLVSRARGLFPNDIIQIEDLVFYDRDWLIEALGPGRTPEQRRENIAYIRRLMDSRRVVIGFLASQPLRLSDAELTQLVESPAGRITLTREIQNAFGSQADTPTTYRVQVTLGPVQLDLSPTDPLALNAPPPSFAITYVGRSLAGVHDTVNTLQSVLALLFLTGLIMAGVGAYVLAGQALRPLRQVRQAAERIGGQTLTERVPVPQTHDEVEALAGSLNAMLDRLESSFEAQRRFTSDASHELRTPVTAISGHASYLLRRTEPSGQQRESLNIIVRESERLTNLIASLLQLARSDSGVVNLTRQPVFSGLFLSEVARELAPLASGQQTALTATGPDIPFEGDPDRLKQVIINLVGNALKAGAQHVTMSSSAEEDGREVRLTVRDDGPGIPAEHLARLFDRFYRVEDSRSRDQGGAGLGLSIARSIVDAHGGRIWLESEVGRGTAAHVQLPVGNVPVLDDDDVP
- a CDS encoding EAL domain-containing protein, whose amino-acid sequence is MSASLATDPALHLALRDLMRVHAPEATLLASAGESVVRVEAGAVQALPPGAELLPPDHWLDQGELVWLTQEGALLGLLWSAEQVVSAAAVQVLTVVLAAARGGQASREADLLITQLPAATAWLSSDLSFRQVSRSFLELFGLSGAAVVGASLESVFPSAPDLRSQLSGAASGHAVQLRDELLLRGESRRWVRGEAKPYFGGAVAGVLWTVQDVTPEYVRAGEVSALLDTELPLALLGPGGVVVQASRGFMALRPGGAPAEEDPGAPLWTWPSFAPQAESALRGMLRSAQAGETVQADVPLAGGQRLNFTARPSPFTPDLVVLQGPPEASGTPSAVVSQVLSLSGAATILLDAGGRAQLISEQAASLLDLNAAQLTGTRLSKVLQQLGVRLATTTGQPLLLDDVSAPQPDPREILVTLPGGVTRQIELRVTAVEGAGKKPSVLLALRDVSALRHAQAKLRHASQHDPLTGLANRAGLRALLAEVPAGPGTVVALDVDAFGALNAALGRTAGDLLLIQVAARLNDLAGLHGGRAARLADDTFALFLPGVGAEIGAQKVQAALREPLRAGQRVVPVTFAVGASVYGEGATEQALADADVALQHARRRGRAQMLLFAPELRDDEALDFRIEEDLRGAAAAGQFALLYQPVVSLKNGRALGAEALLRWTHPELGNISPARFLPIASRSDLITGIGEWVVREALSGRSTVREATGRSDWRTSVNLSLEELRRPGAAQRLLPLMARHHALDIEVSAGSLTNHSEETLGLLGGLRSRGAQLVVDDFGDSASSLTALTQFPLSGLKLHPTLTAQLPGDERSLRLVQGTVDLAHSLGLQVTAVGVETYTQLDMLRDLGCDAAQGYAIAPALSALDLAEWVRSR
- the argR gene encoding arginine repressor, with the protein product MLSKDQRQKRIQDIIMRESVSTQADLVGLLRAEGIQVTQATVSRDINELRLVRLPIGKGRHRYALAQYGAHANVEEQLTRLFQNFVQDVDRGENLLVIRTAEGHASGVALLLDRWQRDDIVGTIAGEDTIFVVARTTTEGEALMEELNALMLG
- the coaBC gene encoding bifunctional phosphopantothenoylcysteine decarboxylase/phosphopantothenate--cysteine ligase CoaBC, which translates into the protein MAAVKAPSVLRRLRERGAQVQVIATAAALEFITELSLATAAGGRVATEATWFAARPDAQHLTLARADAAVVVGASADLLARAAGGHAGDLAAATLLSVAGPVLWVPAMNERMWHHPAVQANAAALRGWGHTFLGPEVGAFGTLGEGRGLGRMAEPEDIAAATLALLPPAPAVRAQDLAGWRVVVSAGPTREYLDPVRFISNPSSGKMGYAVAEEARDRGADVTLVSGPVQLPPPAGVRTVPIESALELRDAVLDAARGADLVVMTAAVADYRAAEQAQEKQAKVAGDVTVHLTPNPDILAELGREKAGRLLVGFAMETHAGIERAAAKAARKNADFILLNYPTREGTGFGGDDNEVTLVRPDGTSEAWPRTSKREVARRLLDEARQLRD
- a CDS encoding nitrilase-related carbon-nitrogen hydrolase, which translates into the protein MSPADPAARAFRVIAAQPQWSASDFVSADAFRAWMRAQLDGARPLIAPDRPTLVVLTELNGLPLVLRGAGWATRLGTFERAAAALFLARLPRTLPTLLRERVSPIRALQLAGTDANTALYLHTCRELAREYGVYLCCGSAPMPRYRLVGGRLRRAPGVLTNQTVLLGPAGDLIGVTDKVHLTPGEEGGGVDLCPGDLGELRVFPTPVGDLGVAISLDAFRADVIGRLEALGCTVLLQPDANSQHWTDLEGLPPDPAHVRDLPVAWLESSWTASTSGRSVRYAVNPMVVGNLLDLTFDGQSAVTGRAEDAPEPRSYVLTEPRPGFLALAPWVMQGPPDDLRRAGLARAAGSGHPLENSYHTDMLAADLNLPPSRVSAPPRTPHEDALDALLRGGAKAAAPAPGWGAVALAGLLAAGVLWARWRRR